A single genomic interval of Roseomonas aeriglobus harbors:
- a CDS encoding alpha/beta hydrolase, with amino-acid sequence MPEVIFPGPEGRLEGRFAPAPRPRAPVAMILHPHPMSGGTMNNRIVQELYKTFQRRGFATLRFNFRGVGKSQGTFDNGVGELSDAASALDWVQSFHPEASTTWVAGFGFGAWIGMQLLMRRPEIRGFISIAPPANMFDFTFLAPCPSSGIIIQGEADEVVTPIAVQKLVDKLRTQKHITIHHDTIPGANHFFEHEMDQLMGSVDRYLDMRLDPNSPIK; translated from the coding sequence ATGCCAGAAGTCATTTTCCCCGGTCCCGAAGGTCGCCTTGAGGGCCGTTTCGCCCCGGCGCCCCGCCCGCGCGCACCGGTCGCCATGATCCTGCACCCGCATCCGATGTCGGGCGGCACGATGAACAACCGCATCGTGCAGGAACTCTACAAGACGTTCCAGCGCCGCGGCTTCGCGACGCTCCGGTTCAATTTCCGCGGCGTCGGCAAGAGCCAGGGGACGTTCGACAACGGCGTCGGCGAGCTGAGCGATGCGGCAAGCGCGCTCGACTGGGTACAGAGCTTCCATCCCGAAGCGTCGACGACCTGGGTCGCAGGCTTCGGGTTCGGCGCCTGGATCGGCATGCAGCTGCTGATGCGCCGCCCGGAAATCCGCGGCTTCATCTCGATCGCGCCGCCGGCGAACATGTTCGACTTCACCTTCCTGGCGCCCTGCCCGTCGTCGGGCATCATCATCCAGGGCGAGGCGGACGAGGTCGTGACGCCGATCGCGGTGCAGAAGCTGGTCGACAAGCTGCGCACACAGAAGCACATCACGATCCACCACGACACGATCCCGGGTGCCAACCATTTCTTCGAGCACGAGATGGACCAGCTGATGGGGAGCGTGGATCGGTACTTGGATATGCGGCTCGATCCCAATTCGCCCATAAAATAG
- a CDS encoding ferredoxin--NADP reductase produces MSDSIAAPTVLEPTAALTVETVTKVHHWNEHLFSFAITRPASFRFRSGEFVMIGLQGENRPLLRAYSVASPSWDEELDFLSIKVEDGPLTSRLQKIQIGDQIYLGRKPTGTLVTDALTPGKRLFLLATGTGLAPFLSLIRDPDVYEMFEQVIVVHSVRRVSDLAYREVLEAKLAGDPLVEDQAAAQLHYVPTVTREDFPTQKRIGTMIEDGSLFDGIPGEAKLDPATDRVMLCGSMAMIRDTAAMLDGMGFTEGSNANPGDYVIERAFVG; encoded by the coding sequence ATGAGCGATTCGATCGCTGCCCCGACCGTGCTTGAACCGACCGCCGCACTGACCGTCGAAACGGTGACCAAGGTCCACCACTGGAACGAGCACCTCTTCAGCTTCGCGATCACGCGCCCGGCAAGCTTCCGCTTCCGTTCGGGCGAATTCGTGATGATCGGGCTGCAGGGCGAGAACCGCCCGCTGCTGCGCGCCTATTCGGTCGCATCGCCGTCGTGGGACGAGGAACTCGACTTCCTGTCGATCAAGGTCGAGGACGGGCCCCTGACCTCGCGCCTGCAGAAGATCCAGATCGGCGACCAGATCTATCTGGGCCGCAAGCCGACCGGCACGTTGGTCACCGACGCGCTGACGCCGGGCAAGCGGTTGTTCCTGCTGGCGACGGGCACCGGCTTGGCCCCGTTCCTCAGCCTGATCCGCGACCCCGACGTGTACGAGATGTTCGAACAGGTCATCGTCGTCCACTCGGTCCGCCGCGTAAGCGATCTCGCCTATCGCGAGGTGCTCGAAGCGAAGCTGGCGGGCGATCCGCTGGTCGAGGATCAGGCCGCGGCGCAGCTGCATTACGTGCCGACCGTGACGCGCGAGGATTTCCCGACGCAGAAGCGCATCGGGACGATGATCGAGGACGGATCGCTGTTCGACGGGATCCCGGGCGAGGCGAAGCTCGATCCGGCAACCGACCGCGTGATGCTGTGCGGTAGCATGGCGATGATCCGCGACACGGCGGCGATGCTCGACGGGATGGGGTTCACCGAAGGGTCGAATGCCAACCCGGGCGATTACGTGATCGAGCGGGCGTTCGTGGGGTGA
- a CDS encoding threonine/serine dehydratase: protein MADLLPPTPLLRAEIRGVELAFKAESLQPIGAFKIRGAWHRLTAVDEEARKRGVVAFSSGNHAQGVAWAARELGMPAVIVMPDDAPKVKRDSTLALGAEVVGCNRFTDSREKIAAHLAHARGAVLVPSFDDAWVIEGQGSAGIEAEDQFEEIGWGPVEHVVSPCGGGGLSAGLALALPEATITVVEPEGWDDMRRSLEAGWIEEVPADAPYTSCDSLQTKRVSQLTFDVLSRRGATGVAVTEAEVRAAQRWAAAKLRLVVEPGGAVGIAALLAGKVEPQENMLVLVSGGNADPDAYAAVLGGSD from the coding sequence ATGGCCGATCTGCTGCCCCCGACACCGCTGCTGCGCGCCGAGATTCGTGGGGTCGAACTGGCCTTCAAGGCCGAGTCGCTGCAGCCGATCGGCGCGTTCAAGATCCGTGGTGCCTGGCACCGACTGACCGCGGTGGATGAAGAGGCGCGCAAGCGGGGCGTGGTCGCTTTCTCGTCCGGCAATCACGCGCAGGGGGTCGCCTGGGCCGCGCGCGAACTCGGCATGCCCGCCGTCATCGTGATGCCGGACGACGCGCCGAAGGTGAAACGCGACTCGACGCTGGCGCTGGGCGCCGAGGTCGTCGGGTGCAACCGCTTCACCGACAGCCGCGAAAAGATCGCCGCGCATCTGGCGCACGCGCGCGGCGCGGTGCTGGTGCCGAGCTTCGACGACGCCTGGGTGATCGAAGGGCAGGGGAGCGCGGGGATCGAGGCGGAGGACCAGTTCGAAGAGATCGGCTGGGGTCCGGTCGAGCATGTCGTGAGCCCCTGCGGCGGTGGTGGCTTGTCGGCGGGACTCGCGCTGGCGCTGCCCGAAGCGACGATCACGGTCGTCGAACCCGAAGGCTGGGACGACATGCGCCGCAGTCTGGAAGCGGGCTGGATCGAGGAAGTGCCGGCCGACGCGCCCTATACGTCCTGCGATTCGCTTCAGACGAAGCGGGTGTCGCAGCTGACCTTCGACGTCCTGTCGCGTCGGGGTGCTACGGGCGTGGCGGTGACCGAAGCCGAAGTCCGCGCGGCGCAGCGCTGGGCGGCGGCGAAGTTACGGCTGGTGGTGGAGCCGGGCGGCGCCGTGGGAATCGCGGCGCTGCTGGCGGGCAAGGTCGAACCGCAGGAAAATATGCTGGTGCTGGTATCGGGCGGAAATGCCGATCCGGACGCCTATGCGGCGGTGTTGGGCGGGTCGGATTGA
- a CDS encoding type III PLP-dependent enzyme, translating into MHQQDCALGLAAPTTGRNAVEIAKGKPVQPVTLVRPHAAARAARFFVEKFPGRSMYAVKANPSPELLQILWDAGVTHYDVASLGEVRLVARTLPQATLCFMHPVKAEEAIHQAYFEHGVRVFSLDSMEELDKIVAATSWNGVPAADLTLCVRIRVSSDLSKLSLASKFGVMPEEAKALLFAARQAADALGICFHVGSQAMSPDAYAQAMERVRAAIVEAAVTVDVIDVGGGFPSIYPGMEPVALERYFETIHRAFESLPISYSAELWAEPGRALCAEYSSIIVRVEKRRGDELYINDGAYGALFDAAHIGWRFPVRLLREPDSNARDMAFSFYGPTCDDLDHMTGPFLLPADIRAGDYIEVGMLGAYGSAMRTAFNGFGSDQTVIVEDEPMASLYAEVEPAVASNVVKL; encoded by the coding sequence TTGCACCAGCAAGATTGCGCGCTGGGGCTAGCTGCCCCAACAACGGGTCGTAACGCCGTTGAGATCGCCAAGGGCAAGCCGGTTCAGCCGGTGACGCTCGTTCGTCCGCACGCTGCTGCGCGGGCCGCCCGGTTCTTCGTGGAGAAGTTCCCGGGCCGGTCGATGTATGCGGTGAAGGCGAACCCGAGCCCTGAGCTGCTTCAGATCCTGTGGGATGCAGGCGTGACGCATTACGACGTCGCGTCGCTGGGCGAGGTTCGCCTGGTCGCCCGCACGTTGCCGCAGGCGACTCTGTGCTTCATGCACCCGGTCAAGGCCGAGGAAGCGATCCATCAGGCGTATTTCGAGCATGGCGTCCGCGTCTTTTCGCTCGATTCGATGGAAGAGCTGGACAAGATCGTCGCGGCGACGTCGTGGAACGGCGTGCCCGCCGCCGACCTGACGCTGTGCGTCCGCATCCGCGTGTCGTCGGACCTGTCGAAGCTCAGCCTCGCATCGAAGTTCGGCGTGATGCCGGAGGAAGCCAAGGCGCTGCTGTTCGCTGCCCGCCAGGCGGCCGATGCGCTGGGCATCTGCTTCCACGTCGGTTCGCAGGCGATGTCGCCCGACGCCTATGCGCAGGCGATGGAGCGCGTGCGCGCGGCCATCGTCGAGGCAGCGGTGACGGTCGATGTGATCGACGTCGGCGGCGGCTTTCCGAGCATCTATCCGGGCATGGAGCCGGTCGCGCTCGAGCGCTATTTCGAGACGATCCACCGCGCGTTCGAGTCGCTGCCGATCAGCTATTCGGCCGAACTGTGGGCCGAGCCGGGTCGTGCGCTGTGCGCCGAGTATAGCTCGATCATCGTCCGCGTCGAAAAGCGTCGTGGCGACGAACTGTATATCAACGACGGTGCCTATGGCGCATTGTTCGACGCCGCGCACATCGGCTGGCGCTTCCCGGTCCGCCTGCTGCGCGAGCCCGACAGCAATGCCAGGGACATGGCGTTCAGCTTCTACGGCCCGACCTGCGACGATCTGGACCATATGACCGGCCCGTTCCTGTTGCCGGCGGACATCCGCGCGGGCGACTATATCGAGGTCGGCATGCTCGGCGCGTACGGTTCGGCCATGCGTACCGCGTTCAACGGCTTCGGTTCGGACCAGACGGTCATCGTCGAAGACGAACCGATGGCGTCGCTGTACGCCGAGGTCGAACCAGCTGTCGCTTCGAACGTCGTCAAGCTGTAA
- a CDS encoding deoxyhypusine synthase gives MTDTLTKTAAANAPINDTRKAELLSKQVKHIDIKSFDARPIVDAMADMSFTSRDLGRATKIYNDMLADKDCTVCLVIAGSTSAGGCMDLYAELVRNNMVDVIVATGATIVDMDFFEGLGHKHYQALEIPDDDTLRSLYIDRIYDTYIDEEQLQDCDFTINKIAESLEPKPYSSRAFIREMGKYLVEHGKKDNSLVKLAYEHDVPIFCPAFVDSSAGFGLVKHQVDAAKEGRPYMVLDAIADFRELTEIKIKAGTTGLLMIGGGVPKNFIQDTVVCAEILGHEDVEVHKYAVQITVADVRDGACSSSTLQEAASWGKVNTGIEQMVFAEAGSVMPLLASDAYHRGHWKDRAKRGWAKLFA, from the coding sequence ATGACCGACACCCTGACCAAGACCGCGGCGGCCAACGCCCCGATCAACGATACCCGCAAGGCCGAACTGCTGTCGAAGCAGGTCAAGCACATCGACATCAAGAGCTTCGACGCGCGCCCGATCGTCGATGCGATGGCGGACATGAGCTTCACCAGCCGCGATCTCGGCCGTGCGACCAAGATCTACAACGACATGCTGGCCGACAAGGACTGCACGGTCTGCCTGGTGATCGCCGGGTCGACCTCGGCCGGCGGCTGCATGGACCTGTATGCGGAGCTGGTGCGCAACAACATGGTCGACGTGATCGTCGCCACCGGCGCCACCATCGTCGACATGGACTTCTTCGAAGGCCTTGGCCACAAGCACTATCAAGCGCTTGAAATCCCGGACGACGACACGCTGCGTTCGCTGTACATCGACCGCATCTACGACACGTACATCGACGAAGAACAGCTGCAGGACTGCGACTTCACGATCAACAAGATCGCGGAATCGCTCGAGCCCAAGCCGTATTCGAGCCGCGCGTTCATCCGCGAGATGGGCAAGTACCTCGTCGAGCACGGCAAGAAGGACAACAGCCTGGTCAAGCTCGCCTACGAGCATGACGTGCCGATTTTCTGCCCGGCGTTCGTCGATTCGTCGGCCGGCTTCGGCCTGGTGAAGCATCAGGTCGATGCGGCGAAGGAAGGCCGCCCGTACATGGTGCTCGACGCCATCGCCGACTTCCGCGAGCTGACCGAAATCAAGATCAAGGCGGGCACCACCGGCCTGCTGATGATCGGCGGCGGCGTGCCGAAGAACTTCATCCAGGACACGGTCGTCTGCGCCGAGATCCTGGGCCACGAGGACGTCGAAGTGCATAAGTACGCGGTGCAGATCACCGTCGCCGACGTGCGCGACGGTGCCTGCTCGTCGTCGACGCTTCAGGAAGCGGCCAGCTGGGGCAAGGTGAACACCGGCATCGAACAGATGGTGTTCGCCGAAGCCGGTTCGGTGATGCCGCTGCTGGCGAGCGATGCGTATCACCGTGGTCACTGGAAGGACCGGGCGAAGCGCGGCTGGGCGAAGCTGTTCGCCTAA
- a CDS encoding MAPEG family protein encodes MHQDILKPVVVLIAWTLVMWAWMLAKRIPALKAAGIDLTKLTGSKTGDADRVLPAKVQWPAHNYNHLMEQPTIFYAVAIVIALTGTGNGVNAWLAWGYAGLRIVHSLVQGTVNKVGPRFVLFVASTLCLVALTLHAAMAVFHG; translated from the coding sequence ATGCACCAGGACATTCTGAAACCCGTCGTCGTCCTGATCGCCTGGACGCTCGTGATGTGGGCCTGGATGCTCGCCAAGCGCATCCCTGCGCTGAAGGCGGCGGGCATCGACCTCACCAAGCTGACCGGCAGCAAGACCGGTGACGCCGACCGCGTGCTGCCGGCCAAGGTCCAATGGCCGGCGCACAACTACAATCACCTGATGGAGCAGCCGACGATCTTCTACGCGGTGGCGATCGTCATCGCGCTGACGGGGACCGGCAACGGGGTCAACGCCTGGCTGGCGTGGGGCTATGCGGGCTTGCGGATCGTGCATTCGCTGGTGCAGGGGACGGTCAACAAGGTGGGCCCGCGCTTCGTCCTGTTCGTTGCCTCGACGCTGTGCCTGGTGGCGCTGACGCTGCATGCCGCTATGGCTGTGTTCCATGGCTAA